The proteins below come from a single Zonotrichia leucophrys gambelii isolate GWCS_2022_RI chromosome 3, RI_Zleu_2.0, whole genome shotgun sequence genomic window:
- the SHLD1 gene encoding shieldin complex subunit 1, producing the protein MEEEETSPSHTSESSMLDLPSVCDLAEHFVPPHSSENSQELYPSGDVFPSPPTGGSNPSSAAPAAGSAEGPQEANVGCYLKAGLCEPSEPNGVLSWMHEHDGAEDPSIRDSLDGFYKMYCRQQPEREDLTYKAASRCLSQKMSELEQKDGTKYVSRCLQMAQLVLNRDGCKIFPNHPPSACFSKPAEGEVLLENRRRTPGLSDDVLQFLLEQTKAERSPDVSHEK; encoded by the exons ATGGAAGAAGAGGAGACGTCACCGAGTCAcacctcagagagcagcatgtTGGACCTCCCCTCTGTCTGTGACCTGGCAGAGCACTTTGTGCCTCCACACAGCTCTGAGAACAGCCAGGAGCTTTATCCTTCTGGGGATGTTTTTCCCTCTCCACCCACAG GAGGGAGCAATCCAtcatctgcagctcctgcagccggTTCTGCTGAAGGCCCTCAGGAAGCAAACGTGGGCTGTTACCTaaaagcagggctgtgtgagccCTCTGAACCTAATGGTGTGCTCTCTTGGATGCATGAACATGATGGTGCAGAAGATCCCAGCATCAGGGACTCTCTGGATGGCTTCTACAAAATGTATTGCAGACAGCAGCCAGAGAGAGAGGACCTGACCTACAAGGCTGCCTCGCGGTGTCTGTCACAGAAGATGTCAGAGCTGGAGCAAAAAGATGGGACAAAATACGTGTCACGATGCCTGCAAATGGCACAGCTGGTCTTGAACAGAGATGGATGTAAGATCTTTCCAAACCACCCCCCTTCTGCTTGCTTCTCAAAGCCAGCTGAAGGAGAAGTCTTGTTGGAAAACAGGAGGAGGACACCTGGACTCTCAGATGATGTCTTGCAGTTCCTCTTGGAACAAACAAAGGCAGAACGTAGCCCTGATGTGTCACACGAGAAGTGA